A genomic segment from Flavobacterium sp. 9R encodes:
- a CDS encoding DUF6155 family protein, translated as MSKRELKKYVAQLTKEQLEEQVMELYEKFSPVKVYYNFVFNPKEDTLLQEAKLKVTNEYFPVRNPGRKSKPRAKMRRSVAQKFIKHFILLGVDPFVVADLMLYTIEIAQTFAAENPIKSDTFYKSMFNSFEQATNYCVANGIFIEFKERIIGISAEAMSKKWQNRYDFETLIEKISIL; from the coding sequence ATGAGCAAACGCGAATTAAAAAAATATGTAGCCCAATTAACGAAAGAACAATTGGAAGAACAAGTGATGGAATTGTATGAAAAATTCAGTCCGGTAAAAGTCTATTACAATTTTGTCTTTAATCCAAAGGAAGACACTCTTTTGCAAGAAGCAAAGCTCAAAGTCACCAATGAATATTTTCCGGTTAGAAATCCTGGAAGAAAGAGCAAACCCAGAGCAAAAATGAGACGCTCTGTAGCTCAGAAGTTTATTAAGCATTTTATTCTTTTAGGAGTTGACCCTTTTGTAGTTGCTGATTTAATGCTGTATACAATAGAAATTGCACAAACTTTTGCTGCAGAAAATCCCATTAAGAGCGACACTTTTTACAAAAGTATGTTCAATTCTTTTGAACAAGCCACAAATTATTGTGTTGCAAACGGAATTTTTATTGAATTCAAAGAACGAATTATAGGAATTAGCGCCGAAGCAATGTCGAAAAAATGGCAAAATCGTTATGATTTTGAAACCTTAATCGAAAAAATATCCATTTTGTAG
- a CDS encoding sugar phosphate isomerase/epimerase: protein MTTMQGPAVFLAQFISDEAPFNSLDRICQWAADLGFKGIQIPTLDARFIDLQKAAESKNYADELTGKVASYGLKISELSTHLQGQLVAVHPAYDDFFDGFAPAQVRDNPKARQEWAVQQMHYAAKASQNLGLEAHATFSGSLLWQYFHPWPQRPPGLIEEGFKELAKRWLPILNSFDENGVDVCYEIHPGEDLFDGETYEMFLKAVDNHQRACLLYDPSHFVLQQLDYLQYIDFYHERIKAFHVKDAEFNSTGKQGTFGGYQSWLNRAGRYRSPGDGQIDFKTIFSKLAQYNYKGWAVMEWECCLKNQEDGAREGAEFIKKHIIKVTDKAFDDFAAVSTNTELNRKNLGL from the coding sequence ATGACCACAATGCAAGGCCCAGCCGTTTTTTTAGCCCAATTTATCTCGGATGAAGCTCCTTTTAATTCGTTAGACCGTATTTGTCAATGGGCGGCTGATTTGGGATTCAAAGGGATTCAAATTCCAACTTTGGATGCCCGATTTATCGATTTACAAAAAGCTGCCGAAAGCAAAAACTATGCTGATGAACTTACTGGTAAAGTTGCTTCTTACGGGCTAAAAATATCTGAATTATCGACTCATTTACAAGGTCAATTGGTGGCTGTTCATCCTGCTTATGATGATTTTTTTGATGGGTTTGCCCCTGCTCAAGTACGAGATAATCCTAAAGCTAGACAAGAATGGGCCGTTCAGCAAATGCATTATGCCGCCAAGGCTTCTCAAAATTTAGGTTTAGAAGCTCACGCAACCTTTAGTGGTTCTTTGTTATGGCAATATTTTCATCCTTGGCCACAGCGTCCTCCGGGATTAATTGAAGAAGGATTTAAAGAACTGGCCAAGCGCTGGTTACCCATACTAAATTCCTTTGACGAAAATGGTGTAGATGTTTGCTACGAAATTCACCCAGGTGAAGACTTGTTTGATGGCGAAACTTACGAGATGTTTTTGAAAGCCGTTGATAATCACCAACGCGCTTGTTTGTTGTACGACCCTTCGCATTTTGTATTGCAACAATTGGATTACTTGCAGTATATCGATTTTTATCACGAGCGGATTAAAGCCTTTCACGTAAAAGATGCCGAATTCAATTCCACTGGAAAACAAGGCACTTTTGGAGGTTATCAAAGTTGGCTCAATCGTGCGGGGCGTTATCGCTCGCCTGGTGATGGTCAAATTGATTTTAAAACCATTTTTAGCAAACTGGCGCAATACAATTACAAAGGTTGGGCCGTAATGGAATGGGAATGTTGCTTGAAAAATCAAGAAGATGGTGCGAGAGAAGGTGCCGAATTTATCAAAAAACATATCATTAAAGTTACTGATAAAGCTTTTGATGATTTTGCAGCAGTCAGTACCAACACCGAATTGAACAGAAAAAATTTAGGATTATAA
- a CDS encoding c-type cytochrome, whose translation MKIKIMAAIISVSVLSAFSDYVIIPKSKVVPTEQPSEGEKLIAKQDCATCHKIDKKVIGPSYLDIAKKYPMNDKNINYLSDKIIKGGSGVWGAIPMAAHGALKKDDAKKIAKYILSLNK comes from the coding sequence ATGAAAATTAAAATAATGGCAGCCATCATTAGTGTAAGTGTTTTGAGCGCTTTTTCTGATTATGTAATTATTCCAAAAAGCAAAGTAGTTCCAACGGAGCAACCTTCAGAAGGTGAAAAGTTAATCGCAAAACAAGACTGCGCTACTTGCCATAAAATTGACAAAAAAGTAATTGGCCCATCGTATTTAGATATTGCCAAAAAATATCCAATGAATGATAAAAACATCAATTATTTATCGGATAAAATTATCAAAGGAGGTTCAGGTGTTTGGGGCGCTATTCCAATGGCTGCTCACGGAGCGTTGAAAAAAGACGATGCCAAAAAAATTGCGAAGTACATTTTATCATTGAACAAATAA
- a CDS encoding mechanosensitive ion channel family protein, with amino-acid sequence MNKTLEQLFNFLYPIFRKWGLGYSFSSYLSLVLNIIILIVLTYTIYMFFRFLFVTAMAVIALKTKTKFDDLIISNKTVIYIAQLIPFTLIYKSVPIILERYDYWEDIFGKLVGVYIVLLVLWIIRTLLNTTQEYLKHIPRYSDKPIDSFMQVIMIVLWMFGISVIISKLFGISQKEMLTILGAVSAIIILIFRDTILGFVASVQVAINDMVRIGDWITMDRYGADGDVIEINLATVKVRNFDNTTTTIPTYSLSSDSFHNWRGMLKSDGRRIKRHILIKASSIRFLEDSELDELQKIELIRPYIETRKAEIDRYNRANTVDKSLAINGRNMTNLGLFRKYINQYLHQHPGLNKNMVMLCRQLQLTAQGVPLEVYAFSTDKRFENYEYIMADIFDHVIASVKYFHLEVYEMPSESNFLDYEVPVRKTKGTL; translated from the coding sequence ATGAATAAAACCTTAGAACAACTCTTTAATTTCCTCTACCCTATTTTTAGAAAATGGGGATTGGGTTATTCGTTTTCTTCTTATTTGAGTTTGGTATTGAACATCATTATTTTGATTGTTCTAACCTATACTATTTATATGTTTTTCAGGTTTTTGTTTGTTACCGCTATGGCTGTCATTGCGCTAAAAACAAAAACCAAGTTCGACGATTTAATTATATCGAACAAAACGGTGATTTACATCGCACAATTAATTCCGTTTACTTTAATTTATAAATCGGTTCCAATCATTTTAGAACGCTATGATTATTGGGAAGATATATTCGGTAAGCTAGTTGGAGTGTATATTGTTTTACTTGTTCTTTGGATTATAAGAACACTTTTGAATACCACTCAAGAATATCTAAAACATATTCCAAGATACAGCGACAAACCGATTGATAGCTTTATGCAAGTAATCATGATTGTGCTTTGGATGTTTGGGATATCTGTAATTATTTCAAAGCTATTTGGCATCAGTCAAAAAGAAATGCTTACCATTCTTGGAGCGGTATCAGCCATCATCATTTTAATATTCCGAGATACAATTTTAGGTTTTGTAGCCAGTGTTCAAGTAGCTATCAACGATATGGTGCGCATAGGTGACTGGATTACAATGGATCGTTATGGCGCCGATGGAGATGTTATTGAAATCAATTTGGCTACCGTAAAAGTTAGAAACTTTGACAATACCACCACTACAATTCCGACGTATAGTTTGAGTTCTGATTCTTTTCATAACTGGAGAGGAATGCTGAAATCTGATGGAAGGCGAATAAAACGACATATTTTGATTAAAGCGAGTAGCATTCGCTTTCTAGAAGACAGCGAATTGGATGAATTGCAAAAAATTGAACTTATCCGTCCTTATATAGAAACACGAAAAGCTGAAATTGACCGGTACAATCGAGCTAATACTGTAGATAAAAGTTTAGCCATCAACGGAAGAAACATGACCAATTTGGGTTTGTTTAGAAAATACATCAATCAATACTTGCATCAGCATCCGGGATTGAATAAAAATATGGTCATGCTTTGTCGACAATTGCAGCTTACTGCTCAGGGCGTACCATTGGAGGTTTATGCCTTTTCTACTGACAAACGTTTTGAAAATTACGAGTACATTATGGCAGACATCTTTGATCACGTCATTGCTTCTGTAAAGTATTTTCACTTGGAAGTATATGAAATGCCCTCAGAAAGCAATTTTCTAGATTACGAAGTACCAGTAAGAAAAACAAAAGGGACACTTTAA
- a CDS encoding Gfo/Idh/MocA family protein → MDQDFNPKKEPESTIRRDFLKKGALATAAFMIIPRHVMGRGFVAPSDRLLIASIGVGGKGQSDIASFEKSGLANVAYLCDVDTRRASNSVKALPKAKFYKDWREMLDKEHKNFDAVSVSTPDHNHAIQAFAAMQLGKHVYVQKPMAHDIYEAHMMTQAASRYKVVTQMGNQGSSNDGTRLLKEWFEADLIGDVHTVYAWTDRPVWPQGIPWSTAKADIPKELDWDLWLGTAPSKNYVDKLVPFNWRGWWDYGTGALGDMGCHLLEAPFSVLNLKYAKDVQCSVGSVYVDEFKRGYFPDSCPPSSHVVLTFPKTDKTKGDVKVHWMDGGIQPERPEELGANEIFGDGGNGTLFIGTKGKMICDTYSENPRLLPLSRNENLKIAEKYPRVKDGASGHQKQWIEGCIAGYGKKELSSPFEIAGPLTEALLMANLAVRGYDLYKEVLGEDVYPGRSVKLLWDNTAKKVTNVDEVNQFVKRNYREGWKNLSF, encoded by the coding sequence ATGGATCAAGATTTTAACCCAAAAAAAGAGCCCGAATCCACCATTCGTAGGGATTTTCTAAAAAAAGGTGCACTAGCAACGGCAGCCTTTATGATTATTCCTCGTCATGTAATGGGAAGAGGTTTTGTAGCGCCAAGTGACCGATTACTTATAGCGAGTATTGGTGTAGGCGGAAAAGGCCAGTCTGATATTGCTTCGTTTGAAAAAAGCGGATTAGCCAACGTAGCTTATTTATGTGATGTTGACACGCGTAGAGCGTCCAATAGCGTAAAGGCCTTGCCAAAAGCAAAATTCTACAAAGATTGGCGTGAAATGCTCGATAAAGAGCATAAAAATTTTGATGCCGTTTCGGTTTCAACACCCGATCATAATCACGCGATTCAAGCGTTTGCAGCCATGCAATTGGGCAAACACGTGTATGTGCAAAAGCCAATGGCACACGACATTTATGAAGCGCACATGATGACTCAGGCGGCAAGCCGCTATAAAGTGGTGACACAAATGGGAAATCAAGGGTCTTCGAATGATGGTACGCGCTTGCTAAAAGAATGGTTTGAAGCCGATTTGATTGGCGATGTACACACCGTTTACGCTTGGACTGATAGACCCGTTTGGCCACAAGGGATTCCGTGGTCTACGGCAAAAGCCGATATTCCAAAAGAATTGGATTGGGATTTGTGGCTAGGGACAGCGCCAAGCAAAAATTATGTCGACAAACTAGTGCCGTTCAACTGGCGTGGTTGGTGGGATTATGGAACAGGTGCCTTGGGCGATATGGGATGCCATTTGCTAGAAGCACCATTCTCTGTATTGAATTTGAAATACGCAAAAGACGTACAATGCAGCGTGGGTTCTGTGTATGTGGATGAATTCAAAAGAGGGTATTTTCCTGATAGTTGTCCACCATCGAGCCACGTGGTATTGACTTTCCCTAAAACGGATAAAACCAAAGGCGATGTCAAAGTGCATTGGATGGATGGAGGCATTCAGCCAGAACGTCCCGAGGAATTGGGTGCTAACGAAATCTTTGGTGATGGCGGAAACGGAACTTTGTTTATTGGAACCAAAGGAAAAATGATTTGCGACACCTATAGTGAAAATCCAAGATTATTGCCTTTGAGTCGCAATGAAAACCTAAAAATCGCCGAGAAATATCCTCGTGTGAAAGACGGAGCCAGTGGCCACCAAAAACAATGGATTGAAGGATGCATTGCTGGTTATGGCAAAAAAGAATTGAGTTCACCGTTTGAGATTGCTGGTCCATTGACCGAAGCTTTGTTGATGGCGAATCTAGCCGTTCGTGGTTATGATTTGTACAAAGAAGTATTAGGAGAAGATGTGTACCCAGGACGTTCGGTAAAATTACTTTGGGACAATACCGCCAAAAAAGTAACCAATGTAGACGAGGTGAACCAATTTGTAAAACGAAATTACAGAGAAGGTTGGAAAAATTTGAGTTTTTAA
- a CDS encoding glyoxalase has protein sequence MNPRDLLLKELRGEAIGTITNQSSSEEAFQNQTLRPILKLQNDLFLASFENYITKNKKDFYSLSTEKKLLLIENSIQKDIKFRNALKGIIIGLFTLEEYQTYIQNSSSLNKRMMNMLIELLKSQIQLFEKAM, from the coding sequence ATGAATCCAAGAGATCTTCTGCTAAAGGAATTAAGAGGTGAAGCCATTGGCACAATAACTAATCAGTCCTCTAGCGAGGAAGCCTTTCAAAATCAAACACTTCGACCTATTCTAAAACTTCAAAATGATTTATTTCTAGCTTCATTTGAAAATTATATTACTAAAAATAAAAAGGATTTTTATAGTCTATCCACTGAAAAGAAATTGCTTTTGATAGAAAATTCAATTCAAAAGGATATTAAGTTTAGAAACGCTTTAAAAGGAATTATTATTGGTCTTTTTACTTTAGAAGAATACCAAACCTATATTCAAAATTCATCCAGCTTAAACAAACGAATGATGAATATGCTTATTGAACTTCTCAAAAGCCAAATTCAATTGTTTGAAAAAGCAATGTAA
- a CDS encoding DUF1080 domain-containing protein, with product MKKIVATLMVLVIAQTVQAQKGFKPIFDGKTTTGWHTYGKTTVGAGWKVEDGVLHFDPEAAKNGQGGDIVTDAEYENFHLKVDWKVAPKANSGIIFYINENPQKYKNTYETGLEMQVLDNDGHPDGKITKHRAGDLYDLIQSKSEPVKPVGEWNTAEVVCKNGKLTYVLNGVIVVETVLWDDAFKALVAGSKFKAWPGFGTFKKGKIALQDHGDNVWYRNIMIKEWNTMETTTGCK from the coding sequence ATGAAAAAAATAGTAGCAACGCTTATGGTTTTGGTAATCGCTCAAACCGTACAAGCACAAAAAGGATTTAAACCGATTTTTGACGGAAAAACAACAACCGGTTGGCATACTTACGGCAAAACTACCGTGGGTGCTGGATGGAAAGTAGAAGACGGTGTCTTGCATTTTGACCCCGAAGCAGCCAAAAATGGTCAAGGTGGCGACATCGTAACCGATGCGGAATACGAAAACTTTCATTTGAAAGTGGATTGGAAAGTGGCGCCAAAAGCCAACAGTGGAATTATTTTTTACATCAATGAGAATCCACAGAAATACAAAAATACGTATGAAACTGGTTTAGAAATGCAGGTATTGGACAATGACGGTCATCCTGATGGAAAAATAACCAAACACCGCGCAGGAGATTTGTATGATTTGATTCAGAGTAAATCAGAACCCGTAAAACCTGTAGGTGAATGGAATACCGCTGAAGTAGTTTGTAAAAACGGAAAATTAACTTATGTTTTGAATGGAGTAATTGTCGTAGAGACAGTACTTTGGGACGATGCGTTTAAAGCATTGGTAGCAGGAAGTAAATTCAAAGCTTGGCCAGGATTTGGAACCTTCAAAAAAGGAAAAATTGCCTTGCAAGACCACGGAGACAATGTATGGTACCGTAACATTATGATTAAAGAATGGAATACTATGGAAACCACTACTGGCTGTAAATAG
- a CDS encoding gluconate 2-dehydrogenase subunit 3 family protein — MDRREALKKVAYLMGGAISATTMGVLFESFTVYEPGKSPYLYSFSEEEILAEFADIILPTTSSSPGAKAAGVGAMIPLIIKDCYPPKLQTIFKNGYEAMLAKAKSKFNKEFLALSTDEKIQLMNDLKQEAIDSNKEPSFFLIARDLTILCYFSSEIGCTQAREYLPIPGKYDGSAPYKPGQKAWAT, encoded by the coding sequence ATGGACAGAAGAGAAGCATTAAAAAAAGTTGCCTATTTAATGGGAGGAGCCATTTCTGCAACGACAATGGGCGTTTTGTTTGAAAGCTTTACCGTTTATGAACCAGGAAAAAGCCCTTATTTGTATTCCTTTTCAGAAGAAGAAATTTTAGCTGAATTTGCGGATATAATTCTGCCCACTACTTCAAGTTCTCCTGGAGCTAAAGCTGCCGGTGTTGGAGCAATGATTCCATTAATTATTAAGGATTGTTATCCTCCAAAACTGCAAACTATTTTCAAAAATGGGTATGAGGCAATGTTGGCAAAAGCAAAATCAAAATTCAATAAAGAATTCTTGGCTTTGTCAACTGATGAAAAAATCCAATTGATGAATGATTTGAAGCAAGAAGCTATCGATAGCAACAAAGAACCTTCCTTCTTTTTAATTGCTAGAGATTTGACCATTTTATGCTATTTCTCTTCTGAAATTGGTTGTACTCAAGCTCGTGAATATTTACCAATCCCCGGAAAATATGATGGTAGCGCTCCCTATAAACCAGGACAAAAAGCTTGGGCCACATAA
- a CDS encoding acyl-CoA thioesterase encodes MRFHTRKWVKPEDLNPNGTLFGGRLLAWIDEELALYTIIQLENSRIVTKYMSEINFKSSARQGDIIEIGIDVIQFGNTSLVLKCEARNMMTRETILTIDKTTMVNLGPDGKPKAHGKTQIEYVKNRL; translated from the coding sequence ATGAGATTTCATACTAGAAAATGGGTAAAACCCGAAGATTTAAATCCAAACGGAACGTTGTTTGGTGGACGATTATTGGCTTGGATTGACGAAGAATTGGCTTTGTACACGATTATTCAGCTCGAAAATTCCCGAATTGTAACCAAATACATGTCGGAGATTAACTTTAAAAGTTCAGCTCGGCAAGGTGATATTATCGAAATAGGTATTGATGTGATACAATTTGGTAATACTTCATTAGTTTTAAAATGCGAAGCCAGAAACATGATGACACGCGAAACTATACTAACAATTGATAAAACTACAATGGTAAACCTTGGGCCTGATGGTAAACCAAAAGCACATGGGAAAACTCAAATTGAATATGTTAAAAACAGACTATAA
- a CDS encoding GMC oxidoreductase, with protein MNINTDLKKQNTYDAIVIGSGISGGWAAKELTEKGLKVLMLERGKNIEHIKDYDSAMKAPWEIPYAGKMTEEQKRTHPVQTRDYPYNQATESWWVNDLECPYTEDKRFDWYRGFHVGGKSLMWGRQSYRLSDHNFEDNARDGHGNDWPIRYKDIAPWYDYVEKFAGISGQNEGWPLLPDGQFLPPMDLNCVEKSVKERIEKHYNKSRILTIGRTANLTVPLNGRGSCQYRNLCSRGCPFGAYFSTQSATLPAAMATKKLTVRPYSIVNHIIYDKDTKKAKGVMVIDAETNETMEFYAKIVFVNGSTLGSTFILLNSTSEAHPNGLGNSSGQLGHNLMDHHFRCGAEGTAEGFEDKYTYGRRANGIYIPRYQNFNGDKRDYLRGFGYQGGASRGNWHKEVAELAFGGDFKETMSRPADSWTMGLGGFGEMLPYYENKVYIDHSKKDKWGQPVLAIDCEYKENEAKMREDMMYDAAEMLEAAGLKNIKTYDNGCFPGMAIHEMGTARMGNDPKESVLNKWNQMHEVSNVFVTDGSCMPSVACQNPSLTFMALTARACDYAVKELKKKNI; from the coding sequence GTGAATATCAATACCGATTTAAAAAAGCAAAATACTTATGACGCAATCGTTATAGGTTCAGGAATAAGTGGTGGTTGGGCAGCCAAAGAATTAACCGAAAAAGGACTAAAAGTGCTAATGCTCGAACGTGGAAAAAACATTGAACATATCAAAGACTACGATTCGGCTATGAAAGCGCCTTGGGAAATTCCGTATGCAGGCAAAATGACCGAGGAACAAAAACGTACACATCCTGTACAAACTCGTGATTACCCTTATAATCAAGCAACTGAAAGTTGGTGGGTTAATGATTTGGAATGTCCATATACTGAAGATAAACGCTTCGATTGGTATAGAGGTTTTCACGTAGGAGGAAAATCCCTAATGTGGGGTCGTCAGAGTTACCGCTTGAGTGACCATAATTTTGAAGACAATGCGAGAGATGGTCATGGTAATGATTGGCCGATTCGCTATAAAGATATTGCGCCTTGGTATGATTATGTAGAAAAATTTGCTGGAATTAGTGGGCAAAATGAAGGTTGGCCTTTGTTGCCCGACGGTCAATTTTTACCTCCTATGGATTTGAATTGCGTTGAAAAATCGGTAAAAGAACGTATCGAAAAACATTATAATAAATCTAGAATTCTAACGATTGGTCGTACAGCCAATTTGACTGTCCCTCTCAATGGTAGAGGCAGCTGTCAATATCGAAATTTATGCAGTAGAGGTTGTCCTTTTGGGGCTTATTTCAGTACCCAATCTGCTACTTTACCTGCAGCTATGGCAACCAAAAAACTAACCGTTCGCCCCTACTCGATTGTCAATCATATTATTTATGACAAAGACACCAAAAAAGCCAAAGGCGTTATGGTTATTGATGCTGAGACTAATGAAACGATGGAATTCTATGCCAAAATTGTTTTTGTTAATGGCTCTACTTTGGGTTCTACTTTCATTTTATTAAACTCTACTTCAGAAGCACATCCAAACGGTTTAGGAAATAGTAGTGGACAATTAGGTCACAATTTAATGGACCATCATTTTAGATGTGGTGCAGAAGGAACTGCCGAAGGTTTTGAAGACAAATACACTTACGGACGACGCGCCAATGGAATTTACATTCCAAGATATCAAAACTTTAATGGTGATAAACGCGATTATTTGAGAGGTTTTGGATACCAAGGAGGCGCTAGTAGAGGGAATTGGCATAAAGAAGTCGCTGAATTAGCTTTTGGAGGTGATTTTAAAGAAACGATGTCAAGACCCGCTGATTCTTGGACTATGGGTCTAGGTGGTTTTGGAGAAATGTTGCCTTATTACGAAAATAAAGTCTATATCGACCATTCGAAAAAAGACAAATGGGGACAACCAGTTTTGGCTATTGATTGTGAATACAAGGAAAATGAAGCCAAAATGCGTGAAGATATGATGTATGATGCCGCAGAAATGCTAGAAGCTGCGGGGTTAAAAAATATCAAAACTTATGATAATGGTTGTTTCCCAGGTATGGCTATTCACGAAATGGGAACGGCTCGTATGGGGAACGACCCTAAGGAATCTGTTTTGAACAAATGGAATCAGATGCACGAAGTGAGCAACGTATTTGTAACAGATGGTTCTTGTATGCCTTCTGTAGCTTGTCAAAACCCATCATTGACCTTCATGGCTTTGACTGCAAGAGCTTGTGATTATGCCGTAAAAGAATTGAAAAAGAAAAATATATAG
- a CDS encoding DUF3817 domain-containing protein, translating to MLKLFKITAILEGCSYLVLLANMLFIKPNNMDLYKTLLYPIGMSHGVLFIGYVVLAVLLKNAQKWSFPTFAIIILGSLIPFGTFYIEKKYLSNE from the coding sequence ATGCTCAAATTATTCAAAATTACTGCCATTTTAGAAGGATGTTCTTATTTAGTTTTATTAGCTAACATGTTGTTTATTAAACCCAACAATATGGATTTATACAAAACGCTCTTGTATCCGATAGGAATGAGTCACGGTGTTTTGTTCATTGGGTATGTAGTATTAGCCGTTCTATTGAAAAATGCCCAAAAGTGGTCCTTCCCTACTTTTGCAATTATTATTTTAGGTTCATTAATTCCGTTTGGTACTTTTTATATTGAAAAGAAATACTTGAGTAATGAATAA
- a CDS encoding Gfo/Idh/MocA family protein, with protein sequence MRKLKMGMIGGGKNAFIGAVHRIAANIDGSIELHCGAFSSNPELSIESGQALFLPKDKCYGSYEEMITTEAKLPPNERMDFVSIVTPNHAHFVPAMMALDYGFHVVLDKPMTLTLDEAKKLAQKVKDTGLQLCLTHTYSGYPMVKQAKRMIVDNQLGAIRKIMVEYPQGWLSTSFEKEGNKQAAWRTDPSKSGISGCMGDIGTHAAHLAEYISGLKITQLCADINTVVANRRLDDDGNVLLKFDNGANGILVASQIAAGEENSLKIKVYGEKGGLEWHQMEPNTLIVKWLDAPAQIYRTGNGYVSSIAAFNTRIPSGHPEGYLEAFANLYKNFALTLQAQLEGKEPTAEMLDFPTVSDGVRGMAFIENVIASGLSTQKWTEFKI encoded by the coding sequence ATGAGAAAATTAAAAATGGGAATGATTGGCGGTGGTAAAAATGCTTTTATTGGAGCAGTACACCGCATTGCCGCCAACATTGATGGTTCAATCGAATTGCATTGCGGTGCGTTTAGCTCTAATCCTGAACTATCGATAGAATCAGGTCAGGCTTTGTTTTTACCAAAAGATAAATGTTACGGTTCTTACGAAGAAATGATTACCACCGAAGCAAAATTACCACCCAACGAAAGAATGGATTTTGTATCGATTGTAACGCCCAATCATGCACATTTTGTCCCAGCTATGATGGCGTTAGATTACGGTTTTCATGTTGTTTTAGACAAACCAATGACACTAACCCTTGATGAAGCCAAGAAGTTAGCACAAAAAGTAAAGGATACAGGATTGCAATTGTGCCTTACACACACCTATTCTGGTTATCCTATGGTGAAACAAGCCAAAAGGATGATTGTCGATAACCAATTGGGCGCTATTCGCAAAATTATGGTAGAATATCCTCAAGGTTGGTTGAGTACTTCATTTGAAAAGGAAGGCAACAAACAAGCCGCTTGGCGCACCGACCCTTCAAAAAGCGGAATTAGTGGCTGTATGGGGGATATTGGAACCCATGCTGCTCATTTAGCCGAATACATTTCAGGATTAAAAATCACCCAACTTTGCGCTGATATCAATACCGTTGTAGCCAATAGACGTTTGGACGATGATGGCAATGTGTTGCTTAAATTTGACAATGGTGCCAACGGAATATTAGTGGCCAGCCAAATTGCAGCTGGCGAGGAAAACAGTCTTAAAATTAAAGTGTATGGTGAAAAAGGAGGCCTTGAATGGCACCAAATGGAACCGAATACTTTAATCGTAAAATGGCTAGATGCTCCAGCACAAATCTATCGAACAGGAAATGGGTATGTATCTTCAATAGCTGCATTTAATACCAGAATCCCAAGCGGACATCCAGAAGGGTACTTAGAAGCTTTTGCTAATTTGTATAAAAACTTCGCCTTAACCCTTCAAGCCCAATTAGAAGGTAAAGAACCTACTGCTGAAATGCTTGATTTTCCAACTGTTTCAGATGGGGTGCGCGGTATGGCTTTTATAGAAAATGTGATTGCCTCTGGGCTTTCGACTCAAAAATGGACCGAATTTAAAATTTAA